The window GATCATAAATTTATATCACTACAGCGTAAAAGACTGGCCATACCGGCATGAATTATATCTTGATTTTAGGGGCTACCTCAGACATGGCCTATGCAACCGCCCTGGAGTTTGCTAAAAGGGGCTGGGGCCTGATACTGGCAGCCAGAAATACAAAACAACTTTCTGTTCTGAAGCAGGATCTGCAATCCAGATTCGATGTACCTGTACATACCAGCAATTTTGAAGCAGCTGATTTTGAAAGTCATGCTGGTTTCTATGAACAACTACCTGTACAGCCTCAGCTAACAGCCCTTTTCTTTGGTTACCTGGGTGAGCAGCAAAAAGCCCAAACCGACTGGCAGGAGGCTAAGCAGATTATTGATGCCAATTATACCGGTGCAGTATCTATCCTTAACCTGATTGCCAATGATTATGAGCAAAAGAAAGGGGGCTGTATTATTGGTGTGAGTTCTGTAGCTGGCGAACGTGGCAGAAAGAGCAACTACCTTTACGGAAGTGCAAAAGCTGGCTTAACCGCCTACCTGTCGGGCTTAAGAAACAGACTGGCAGCAGCCGGTGTTCATGTGGTTACAGTAAAGCCCGGCTTTGTAGCCACACGTATGACAGAGCACCTTAACTTACCAAAACCACTCACAGCCAGTCCGGAGCAGGTAGGGAAGGCCATATATGGGGCCTATCAGAAACAGACCAATGTTTTGTACGTGCTGCCTGTTTGGAGGCTTATCATGCAAAATATTAAGATGATACCCGAAGCAGTTTTCAAAAAAATGAACCTCTGAGAGATCAGAGGTTCATTTTTTTTGGAAGTCGCTGGATATAGGTAGTACCATATTCAGAAAGTACAGCTGGTATGGTATCTGATCAGCCTTTCATCTTCCACCTGGAAAGATCACGGTTAAT of the Flammeovirgaceae bacterium 311 genome contains:
- a CDS encoding short chain dehydrogenase (COG1028 Dehydrogenases with different specificities (related to short-chain alcohol dehydrogenases)): MNYILILGATSDMAYATALEFAKRGWGLILAARNTKQLSVLKQDLQSRFDVPVHTSNFEAADFESHAGFYEQLPVQPQLTALFFGYLGEQQKAQTDWQEAKQIIDANYTGAVSILNLIANDYEQKKGGCIIGVSSVAGERGRKSNYLYGSAKAGLTAYLSGLRNRLAAAGVHVVTVKPGFVATRMTEHLNLPKPLTASPEQVGKAIYGAYQKQTNVLYVLPVWRLIMQNIKMIPEAVFKKMNL